TCTGATAGGAATTGGAATTATATAATTGTAAAATAATGAAATAACATTCTTCCATTAGTGTAAGCGTATAGCTTAAGTATTTAAGACGGTGGCAATTCCAGCATGAAATATTACAAAGAAAAGATAAGAACAAAATAGGGGATCAGAGTATAAGTTCTTCGGGAAATAAGCTATGACAGGAATATTATCTTATAAGAATAAGATGGGACAGTTATGTAGAACAATCGCAGGTTATAATAGAACGGTAAAATTAGAAACTTAAAGACAGTAAATCATTAGAAGTCTATTACAAAAGCTATCAGAATTTCAAAAATAAACCCCCAAAAGAAACTTCTTTTGGGGGTTAAAATAATAGTAGGCTAACGTTAAAAAGTATTAGATATTGATTTTAATTCTAATTCATTGAATTTACCAGTAAAAACTACTTCTTTGATAGGGCCGTCCAATTCTTCATATACAGAAGTATCATAAGATTTACTCGAAGAGACATAGATGTGATCAAAATCTATATGTCCACTCGTATTGTTGGAAAGTGATTTTGCAGCGCTTCCTCCGCCGCCAAATGATTTTCTTGTTCTTACCGTTGTCGTTTTACTTCCATTTGGATGTGTTACTACGGTTGTCTCTTTTTCATAATCGATCGCACTTACGATTGCAGTCCCAATCGTTACAACTACTCCCTGCTGGTGCGAGCGTCACGCTCGTATCTGTAATAACAAAGAACCGGAATAGGATATAATTATTTGAAACTGCCTGATGCTTTTGGAATTACACAGAATGACCCATGGGGAGGCGTTGCGATAAATTTGGTTTAAGCTATTTATACCGCGCAGACGGTGTGAAGGTGCGTAATATCTACAGCGGCGGCGGAAGAGGTCAGTCTACTTAATATAAACACACGGATTATCTGGATGGCTTCCAGTACAGCTTTTCAGAAACAGTACAGCCCATGCCTGTAGTGCAGGACCAGCGTAGCCTACTAACAGGAGGCCTTTAAAGATCCGGTTCTTATTGACCCTACTCCTGTTTCTATGGAATCATGGCTGCCAATTACACATCCAGTGATTAAGAGAAGTGCTGAATGTTTGGAAAATTATGCAGTAGAGTTAATTTGCAGAAAGAAAATAATATTTAATAAATATTAAATATTTCATATTCTAATCCTACCAGCCTCCGGACGCACCGCCTCCGCCGAAGCTTCCGCCTCCGCCAAAACCGCCGAATCCACCACCGCCGCCTCCTGAACTTCCGCCGCCAAATCCGCCGCCTCCGAAACTGCCGGGGAAAGGGAAAAATCCGCCAGGATAATTTCTGCGCCCTCTTCTTGAAATGATGACATCGTCATCATCATCGTCACCACCTCTGCCGCCGCCTCTGTTTCTGAAAACAATGACAATGATGATAAAAATAACAATGGCAATAAACACAAAATTGCCGGCTCCTTTTTTACTTCCGGTTTTTGGATTGTTCAATGGTTTGAATTTCCCCTGAACGGCTTCCATAATGGCAGAGGTGCCCCGGTTGATCCCTTCATACCACTGGCCTTTTTTGAAATGAGGCGTAACGATATAGTCTAGGATCTGCCCGGCTACGGATGCCGTAAGGTATTGTTCAACCGCTCTTCCCTGCTGGATGGACATCGTATGGTCTTCAGTGGCAATTAAAAAAACAACGCCGTTATCCACATCTTTTTTACCGATCCCCCATTTTTCCCCGAACATGGTTGCAAGGAAATTTATATCTTCCCCTTTGGTGGAAGGGATGATAACCACTTCAATTTCGGTAGAGGTAGAATCTGCAAAAGCAATCAGTTTTTTATTAAGTCCGTCTTTTTCCTGCGGGCTCAGTAAATTGGCTTCATCATATACCGGATAAAGCACGCCGGGTTTTGCAGGAACCGTATATTGTGCCGATACCAAAGTGTAGAGGCAGAACAGTACGAATGAAAAAACAATTTTAAGAGAAGGTAATTTCATTAGAAAGCTCGTTGTGGTTTTCCCCTTTTACAGGAAAATATTTTTTTAGTTCAAGGCCTGTTTCCAGGATTCCGCTTTTTAAAGCCTTGTAATAATTCCCTTTGGCAAACTCAGCCGTGATATAGTCATGCAGATGATCCCAATAAGCTTGGTGTACTTTTTCATGAATAGCGGTATCTCCGATAATCGTAAGATACCGCTGTTCAAAATTCACATGGAACAATACGGCATTTCTTTCAGCTGTTTTATCCATACACAGTTCCCTGAAAACTTCAAATGCGGTTTTGGCACTGTCCTGATCCGTTGAAGAATCAATATGCACCCTGATCTCGCCAGTAGAATGCTCCTCTGCTGATTGAATCGCTTCCACAAGGGAAGCGATCTGCTGACTGGTTAAGAAATTACTGCTCATTTATATTATTCTGAGAATACATCAGGGGCTTTCTGTGCTCCTGCCTCCGCTTTGAAATAAGGTTTTTCCTTAAAATTGGTAAAGTTGGCCAGAATATTATTCGGGAAGGTTTTAATTGAGGTATTGTAATCCTGGGCAGCTGCATTATAGTAAACGGTTTCCGTTCTTACGCTGTTCTCAATAGCCGTGTATTCTCTCTGGAAATTGATATACTGCTGGTCTGCCTTTAAGTTCGGGTAAGATTCCACCACGGCCATCAACCTGCTTAAAGCTCCTGAAAGTTCACCCTGTGCAGCCTGGAACTTGGCAAGATCCTGCTCGGTCATATTGGTAGGGTCGATATTGATAGATGTTGCTTTTGAACGTGCCTCCACGACTTTGGTTAACGTTTCCTGCTCAAATTTCGAATAGGATTTTACGGTTCTCTCCAGGTTCGGGATCAGGTTGGCTCTTTTTTGGTAAACGGTTTCTACGTTAGACCATTTGGTATTGACGTTCTGTTCTTTTGTAACGAAATTATTATACCCGCTTTTACCCCAGAAGAATAATACGGCAACAATAATCAGCAGAGCAATACCGATGGTTCCGGCGCTCAGACAGCCTCTGTTTTTCATAGTTTATTTATTTTAACTTTCTTGTGCTGACCAAATATACAAATTATGTGCTAATTTTGTAAAAAATTATTTAATGGTTACAATCGTTGTTGCGATGGGGGAAAACAGAGGAATCGGTTCCAATAATCAGATGCTCTGGCACCTCCCGAAAGATTTAAAACATTTTAAAGATATCACATCGGGCCATCCTGTGGTTATGGGAAGAAAAACCTTTGAAAGTATCGGGAAACCGCTGCCTAACCGTACGAATATTGTAATTTCGAGAAAAAACGACTGGTTTGAAGAAGGGGTTTTGATCGTGGGAAGCATAAAAGAAGCGATAAAGTTTGCCAAGAAGATTGATGAGGATATTTTCATTATCGGAGGAGGAAATATCTATACACAGACCATGGATATTGCTGATAGGATAGAGCTTACCACGGTAAAGGCCGATATTGAAGCGGATACTTTTTTCCCGGAGATTGATAAAAAAGCATGGACGAAAGTACAGGAAACCTGCCATGAAAAAGATGAGAAAAATCCTTATGATTTCTGTTTTGAAGCCTATGAAAGGATTAACATTCCAGCTGTTGGGGCTCAGGGTAACAATAACGTTAAACTTTAGGCCCCGGACCGCAAAGTCTGAACCTTAAATTTATTATCTTTGCAATTCTAAAATTTAATAATGAATAAATACATAAAAATTGCTGCTGCAGCCGTTCTTATACTTTTAGGGCTTTACATGATGTTCTTCACCAGGAATCTGGGCTGGGGGATTGTAATTTTCCTTTTGGCAGCAGCTCCGATCCTCCTTTTCTTTAAAAATGAGTATATCCTGCTCGCATTCTGGCAGTTAAGAAAACAGAATATGGAGAAGGCAGCGGTTTGGTTACAGAATATCACCAATTACCAGGCGCAGCTTCATAAATCACAGTATGGGTATTTCCATTACCTTACAGGATTAACACAGGCGCAGGCCCAGCCGGCAAAAGTAGAACCTTTTATGAAAAAAGCCCTGGAATACGGACTGAACATGAAACATGACAGAGCCATGGCCACATTGAACCTGGCAGCAGCCGCTATTTCCAAAGGAAGAAGGCAGGAAGGGCAGAAGCTGTTGGAAGAAGCGAAGAGGCTTGACAGTGCGGGAATGATGACGGATCAGATCAAAATGATGAAGGACCAGCTGAAAATGCCGACCATGCAAAAGCATATGCACAATCCCAATATGAGAAACAGAGGGAAGTTCAGTTAATCAAAACACGGATTCTAAAAATAAACAGGCATCTGGATTTTATTTCAGGTGTTTTTTTATGCAGAATACTGGAATAATACTGATCTTTTAAAGTATTTAGATGATGCCCTGCCTTGTTTTAAAGGCATTGTGTAAAGCTGATTTATTCAATGCAAAGGTAAACAGCGAAGATTTTTTCTCTTACATTTCAGAATTATTCTCATACCCGTAGAATTTCGGGATCTGCCACTGGTATTTTACGGCTAATGTTCTTATGGCAACAATGAGGATAATAGTAAAAACCTGGACCACCGTATAGGTCAGGGTGGTAAATTTTGTCAGCACTAAAAATGCGGAGCCTCCCACAATACAGGCGGTAGCATAAATTTCCTTCCTGAAAATCAGCGGGATGCGGTTGAGCAGGATGTCCCGGATAATCCCGCCGAAGCAGCCGGTAATGGTTCCCAACCCGATACAGATCAGAGGATGGATGTCGGCATGCAGTCCTTTCTGCACCCCGATAATCGTAAACAGCCCCAATCCGAAACTGTCGAAAATAAATAAAGTGACCCGGAAGTTCTTTTCAAAAGACTTAAAAATCATGGTGAAAATACTGGTCATGATAATCAGTGCACAGGTGAGCAGGTCATGCATCCAGAACACCGGGATATCCAGGAGCAGGTCTCTCACCGTTCCGCCGCCTACTGAAGTTACGAATGCTATGATCAATACGCCGAACGGATCAAGCCGCCTCTGCATTGCAGCAAAGCTCCCGGACATCGAAAAAGAAATCGTCCCGAGAACCTCTATGGCAAAATTGAACTGTTCATGCATATTTTATAATGATAAAAGATTTTATAGACTGCGGTCTTGACCATTTATCATGTATGGTTCATCAATTATTATTTTTTCTCAACCCGTACGGAATCAGGAACCAAAAGTCCGTATTCCCCGTTATGGTTAATGATTTCCCGTACGATGCTGCTGCTGATAAACGATTTTCCGGATGAAGTCAATAAAAATACGGTTTCAAGCTTTTTGTGGGCCAGCGTCCTGTTGGTATGCGCAATAGCTTTTTCAAATTCAAAGTCGGCAGGGTTTCTCAGCCCTCTTATAATGTACTGGGCATCTTTTTCAAAGCAGTAATCCACCGTCAGGCCTTCAAAATAATCCACTTCCACATTAGGGAACTCGGCAACGGAATTCTGGATGAATTCCATCCTCTTTTCCAGCGGGAACATGTATTTTTTCTGGGAATTCTGCCCGATCGCAATGATTAACTTATCAAAAAGCGGAGCGGCACGTTCTATAATATCATAGTGCCCCAAAGTAATAGGATCAAACGATCCCGGAAAAACAGCAATTTTCATGCGTATAAAGTTATGAGTTATGAGTTGTAAATTATAAGCCGTAAATGTAAATGGTGAATCTTCAGCCGTACATTTCAGATCCTGCCATTATCAGTTATACTAACCTAATTTTTAACTTCCAATTACTAATTTCTAAATTTATTCAAAGCTTTTTCAACTTCGTTTCCACAAAGGTCTGCAATGGAAATCCCGTAAATTTTTGCCTGTTGCGGAAGGATGCTTGCCGGGGAGAATCCCGGGTTGGTATTCATTTCCAGCATATAGGGAATGCCGTCCATCAAAATGAATTCACTTCTTGAAAAACCGCTCATTCCTAAGGAATTATAGGCGCGCTTGGCGATTTCCTCTACCTTGATTCTGGTTTCGTCATCAATTCTTGCCGGGGTAATTTCTTCCGAAGCCCCTTCATATTTGGCCTCATAATCGAAAAATTCGTTGGTAGGGACAATTTCCGTAATACCCAGAACAATGGTTTCCCCTTTATAATCAATCACGCCTACGGAAACTTCCATTCCGTCCAGGAAGCTTTCTATTAAAATTTCATCATCTTCCTTAAAGGCTACTTCTGCAGCTGCCAGTAATGCTGATTTTTCTTTTACTTTAGAAATCCCCAGTGACGAACCGGACTGGTTAGGCTTTACGAAAACAGGAAGGCCCAGCTGATCTGTGATGTTGTCAGCATCAATGGCTTCCCCTTTTCTTAAATAAACGCTTTTTGCAGAAGGTATTCCGTATTTTGAGAGTACGGCTAAAGTATCTTTTTTATTGAAAGTTAAAGCACTCTGGTAAAAATCACAGCCGGTATATTTTTGCCCGATTGCATCCCAGTAAGCCTGGAGGATTCCGTTTTCACCCGGTGTACCGTGGATGATGTTGAAGCATACATCAAATGTAAGGATGTCATTATTTTCTAATGGTACAGAAAAGTCACCTTTGCGGATCTCGTGTTTCTGGCCTTCTTCATCTAAAAGATACCACTCGTCTTTAAGGATCACTACTTTATACACATCATAAAGATCCCTGTCCAAAGAATCATAAATTAACTGCCCGCTTTTTAATGATACAACGTATTCATCAGAATAGCCTCCCATTACTACGGCAACACTTTTTTTGCTCATAACCATATAGTATCAAGTAAGGCAAATGTAATGATTTTATATCATGGATAAAGCATGCACGGAAATTTTCAGTACGAAAATGAAATGTGTTAAATAAAAAGCACATTCTAAAATTATTAATTATATTTGCTGTCTAATTATAGTATTTTAAGTATGCTTAAATCACTTTTCAATTGGAAAGTTTTACTGAACTTAGTCATAGCCGTCGGTGTTTTTGTGGGGTTGGTTTGGCTTACGTTCCGTTGGTTGGAGTACCATACCAACCACGGGCAGGAAATTCCTGTTCCTAATATCGTGAATAAATCCGTATATGAGGCCATTAAGATCCTGGATGATTCCGGATTGGAATATGAAGTGGACAGTCCTCAGTACAATCCTAAATACAGGCCGTTCCAGGTGTTACAGGTATATCCTACGCCGGGTTCCCGCGTAAAAGACGGAAGGGCTATTTTATTAAAAGTAAACCCGAGGACCTGGGCAAAAGTGGAGATTCCGGATGTCATCAATAAATATTCCGGGCTTGCGTTCCAAAGGCTGGAACAGGTAGGACTGAAAGTGGGGGATACTATCTATGAGCCAAGTATCCAGAAAGATGCGGTATTGAGGATTTTATTTAAAGGGAATCCGGTAAATCCCAAAACAAAAGTTCCGAGGTTTTCTGTGGTGGATGTCGTGATAGGCTCAGGGCCTATGCGGAATATTTCCATCCCGAATGTGGTGGGACTGACCGTAAAAGAAGCAAAAGCGATTATTGCAAGGAATATGTTTGAAGTGGGGATCGTAGACCATGAAAACGGAGGCAAGGACGAGTCTGATATCATTTATTACCAGGATCCTGCTGCAGGAGATGTCCGTGATCAGGGGATGCAGATTGACCTCTGGGCCAGTGAAAGGACGCCTGCCGAACTGAGGGATAAAATTGAGCAGCTGAATTCTGTATACCGGATGAAAGTAGATACCGGCCTGCCGCCCGTGCAGTACCAGGAAGTGCCCGCCCGTCAGGAAGAACCTGTTTACCAGACGCCGCCGCCGGCAGTGCCTGAAACAAGAAGGGAAAATACGAAATCAACAACAGACGGTGTAAAAAGAGATGCCGTTAAAACAACAACGGTTCAGCCAACGGCTTCGGGAAACCAGTCCGGTAACAGGCCTAAACCAGTTGCTTCAGGTTCAGGAAGCGGTTCCAATACGGCTGCCGGTTCCAATTCAGCCAGGCCCGCGGCTTCAGCACAGCAGAAACCGGCAGAAAAGCCCAAAGCTAAAAAAGTAGTTGTAGAATAACAATCAATTATGATAAAAGATACAGGCTTCAACTTCTTATGTTGAAGCTTTTTGTATAAAATAAAGTGAATAATGACAGAAGATAACGAAGATTTTTTAGAAGAAGGGATGCCGGAGCAGGACAGCATCGATGCGATTGATATTGATGAGGAAAACAAAGGCCTGTATGAGCATCTCAATATGGTTGTTGATAAAAATCAGGAACCTCTGAGGATCGATAAGTTTTTAATGATTTACCGTCAGAATTCTTCCAGAAATAAAATTTCACAAACCTGCAGGGCCGGAAATGTTATTGTAAACGGCGCTGTAGTAAAACAGAACTACCGGGTAAAACCGGGAGACCATGTTTCCGTGCTGCTGGCACACCCGCCGAGGGAAAATGTCATTGTTCCGCAGGATATTCCCATTACCATTGTTTATGAAGATGATGACCTGATTGTTGTGGACAAG
The sequence above is a segment of the Chryseobacterium sp. JJR-5R genome. Coding sequences within it:
- a CDS encoding TPM domain-containing protein is translated as MKLPSLKIVFSFVLFCLYTLVSAQYTVPAKPGVLYPVYDEANLLSPQEKDGLNKKLIAFADSTSTEIEVVIIPSTKGEDINFLATMFGEKWGIGKKDVDNGVVFLIATEDHTMSIQQGRAVEQYLTASVAGQILDYIVTPHFKKGQWYEGINRGTSAIMEAVQGKFKPLNNPKTGSKKGAGNFVFIAIVIFIIIVIVFRNRGGGRGGDDDDDDVIISRRGRRNYPGGFFPFPGSFGGGGFGGGSSGGGGGGFGGFGGGGSFGGGGASGGW
- a CDS encoding TPM domain-containing protein, which gives rise to MSSNFLTSQQIASLVEAIQSAEEHSTGEIRVHIDSSTDQDSAKTAFEVFRELCMDKTAERNAVLFHVNFEQRYLTIIGDTAIHEKVHQAYWDHLHDYITAEFAKGNYYKALKSGILETGLELKKYFPVKGENHNELSNEITFS
- a CDS encoding LemA family protein; this encodes MKNRGCLSAGTIGIALLIIVAVLFFWGKSGYNNFVTKEQNVNTKWSNVETVYQKRANLIPNLERTVKSYSKFEQETLTKVVEARSKATSINIDPTNMTEQDLAKFQAAQGELSGALSRLMAVVESYPNLKADQQYINFQREYTAIENSVRTETVYYNAAAQDYNTSIKTFPNNILANFTNFKEKPYFKAEAGAQKAPDVFSE
- a CDS encoding dihydrofolate reductase, with amino-acid sequence MVTIVVAMGENRGIGSNNQMLWHLPKDLKHFKDITSGHPVVMGRKTFESIGKPLPNRTNIVISRKNDWFEEGVLIVGSIKEAIKFAKKIDEDIFIIGGGNIYTQTMDIADRIELTTVKADIEADTFFPEIDKKAWTKVQETCHEKDEKNPYDFCFEAYERINIPAVGAQGNNNVKL
- a CDS encoding DUF2892 domain-containing protein, encoding MNKYIKIAAAAVLILLGLYMMFFTRNLGWGIVIFLLAAAPILLFFKNEYILLAFWQLRKQNMEKAAVWLQNITNYQAQLHKSQYGYFHYLTGLTQAQAQPAKVEPFMKKALEYGLNMKHDRAMATLNLAAAAISKGRRQEGQKLLEEAKRLDSAGMMTDQIKMMKDQLKMPTMQKHMHNPNMRNRGKFS
- a CDS encoding trimeric intracellular cation channel family protein encodes the protein MHEQFNFAIEVLGTISFSMSGSFAAMQRRLDPFGVLIIAFVTSVGGGTVRDLLLDIPVFWMHDLLTCALIIMTSIFTMIFKSFEKNFRVTLFIFDSFGLGLFTIIGVQKGLHADIHPLICIGLGTITGCFGGIIRDILLNRIPLIFRKEIYATACIVGGSAFLVLTKFTTLTYTVVQVFTIILIVAIRTLAVKYQWQIPKFYGYENNSEM
- the coaD gene encoding pantetheine-phosphate adenylyltransferase, whose product is MKIAVFPGSFDPITLGHYDIIERAAPLFDKLIIAIGQNSQKKYMFPLEKRMEFIQNSVAEFPNVEVDYFEGLTVDYCFEKDAQYIIRGLRNPADFEFEKAIAHTNRTLAHKKLETVFLLTSSGKSFISSSIVREIINHNGEYGLLVPDSVRVEKK
- a CDS encoding D-alanine--D-alanine ligase, which encodes MSKKSVAVVMGGYSDEYVVSLKSGQLIYDSLDRDLYDVYKVVILKDEWYLLDEEGQKHEIRKGDFSVPLENNDILTFDVCFNIIHGTPGENGILQAYWDAIGQKYTGCDFYQSALTFNKKDTLAVLSKYGIPSAKSVYLRKGEAIDADNITDQLGLPVFVKPNQSGSSLGISKVKEKSALLAAAEVAFKEDDEILIESFLDGMEVSVGVIDYKGETIVLGITEIVPTNEFFDYEAKYEGASEEITPARIDDETRIKVEEIAKRAYNSLGMSGFSRSEFILMDGIPYMLEMNTNPGFSPASILPQQAKIYGISIADLCGNEVEKALNKFRN
- a CDS encoding PASTA domain-containing protein, yielding MLKSLFNWKVLLNLVIAVGVFVGLVWLTFRWLEYHTNHGQEIPVPNIVNKSVYEAIKILDDSGLEYEVDSPQYNPKYRPFQVLQVYPTPGSRVKDGRAILLKVNPRTWAKVEIPDVINKYSGLAFQRLEQVGLKVGDTIYEPSIQKDAVLRILFKGNPVNPKTKVPRFSVVDVVIGSGPMRNISIPNVVGLTVKEAKAIIARNMFEVGIVDHENGGKDESDIIYYQDPAAGDVRDQGMQIDLWASERTPAELRDKIEQLNSVYRMKVDTGLPPVQYQEVPARQEEPVYQTPPPAVPETRRENTKSTTDGVKRDAVKTTTVQPTASGNQSGNRPKPVASGSGSGSNTAAGSNSARPAASAQQKPAEKPKAKKVVVE